The Carassius gibelio isolate Cgi1373 ecotype wild population from Czech Republic chromosome B14, carGib1.2-hapl.c, whole genome shotgun sequence genome has a segment encoding these proteins:
- the arsia gene encoding arylsulfatase I, whose product MTAAALTALSVMSLLSLGYLSQDWTSPNQVEEPSHPRPHIIFIMTDDQGFNDIGYHNRDIHTPTLDKLAAEGVKLENYYIQPICTPSRSQFITGRYQIHTGLQHSIIRSRQPSCLPFDLRTLPQQLQEAGYATHMVGKWHLGFYKRDCLPTRRGFHTYFGSLTGSVDYYTYKSCDGPGICGYDLHEGERVAWGQGGRYSTQLYAQRVRKILAAHDPSSQPLFIFLSFQAVHTPLQSPREYIYPYRQMGNVFRRKYAGMVSVVDEAVRNVTYALRKYGYYKNSVIIFSTDNGGQPLFGGSNWPLRGRKGTYWEGGVRGIGFVHSPLLRRRKRVSKALVHITDWYPTLVGLAGGNVSRMDGIDGYDMWETISSGKESPRLEILHNIDPLYNAARHGSLKNGYGIWNTAVQAAVRVGDWKLLTGNPGYGDWIPPQMLGNFPESWWSLERHTEAKKSLWLFNVADDPYERYDLAERRPDVVKQLLARLAFYNRTAVPVRYPAEDPRADPRRNGGAWGPWEGDEENWEAFYLRKRKVKKQKRKFCKMKSFFRRLNFRMMSNRI is encoded by the exons ATGACAGCAGCGGCTCTGACGGCGCTCTCCGTGATGAGTTTGCTCAGTCTGGGCTATCTGTCCCAAGACTGGACGAGTCCGAACCAGGTCGAGGAGCCGAGCCATCCGCGTCCGCACATTATCTTCATCATGACGGATGATCAGGGCTTCAACGACATCGGCTACCACAACAGAGACATCCACACCCCGACACTGGACAAGCTGGCTGCAGAGGGAGTGAAGCTGGAGAACTACTACATCCAGCCCATCTGCACTCCTTCACGCAGTCAGTTCATCACTGGCAG ATATCAAATCCATACGGGTCTCCAGCACTCGATAATCCGCTCTCGGCAGCCCAGCTGTTTGCCCTTTGACCTCCGTACATTGCCACAGCAGCTGCAGGAGGCGGGATATGCCACTCATATGGTGGGCAAATGGCACCTGGGCTTCTACAAGCGCGACTGCCTACCGACCCGCCGCGGATTCCACACGTACTTCGGCTCTCTGACGGGCAGCGTGGATTATTACACCTACAAGTCTTGCGATGGCCCGGGAATTTGTGGGTACGACCTTCACGAGGGCGAGCGTGTGGCTTGGGGTCAGGGTGGGCGTTATTCCACCCAATTGTATGCGCAAAGAGTCCGAAAAATCCTCGCTGCCCACGATCCGTCATCCCAGCCTCTTTTCATTTTCCTCTCTTTCCAAGCCGTGCACACGCCATTGCAGTCGCCGAGGGAATACATCTATCCATATCGACAAATGGGAAATGTGTTTCGGCGGAAATACGCCGGAATGGTTTCGGTCGTAGATGAGGCGGTAAGGAACGTGACGTATGCGCTCCGAAAGTATGGCTACTATAAGAACAGCGTCATTATCTTTTCTACAGATAACGGCGGACAGCCACTCTTTGGCGGGAGCAATTGGCCTCTACGAGGAAGAAAGGGAACATATTGGGAAGGAGGCGTCCGTGGCATTGGATTCGTCCACAGTCCATTGTTGAGACGGAGGAAGAGAGTTAGCAAAGCTCTAGTTCACATCACCGACTGGTACCCAACGCTAGTGGGACTCGCAGGAGGAAATGTTTCCCGGATGGATGGGATTGATGGATATGATATGTGGGAAACCATTAGTAGTGGGAAGGAGTCTCCACGTTTGGAGATCCTACATAATATTGATCCGCTCTACAACGCCGCCAGGCACGGATCTTTAAAAAACGGATATGGGATCTGGAACACGGCCGTACAGGCAGCAGTTCGAGTCGGAGACTGGAAGCTCTTGACCGGAAATCCTGGATATGGAGACTGGATTCCACCTCAGATGCTGGGAAACTTTCCGGAATCTTGGTGGAGTTTGGAACGGCACACAGAAGCAAAGAAGTccttgtggctctttaatgtggcTGATGATCCGTATGAGCGTTATGATCTCGCAGAGCGACGGCCAGATGTGGTCAAGCAGCTGCTGGCCCGGTTAGCGTTCTACAACCGGACTGCCGTTCCGGTACGCTACCCTGCAGAAGATCCCAGAGCCGATCCAAGACGCAACGGAGGGGCTTGGGGTCCTTGGGAAGGAGATGAAGAAAACTGGGAGGCGTTTTATCTTCGAAAGAGAAAAGTCAAGAAGCAAAAGCGGAAGTTCTGCAAAATGAAGTCCTTTTTTAGAAGACTTAACTTTAGAATGATGTCAAACAGAATTTGA